AGTTTTTGCGATCCCACTTGGTGAACGGGGCGATCTGGAGGTTCAGCGCCAGGGCCGCTTTCAAGGAGAGGTCGAACGCTTTGCGATTCATCACGGGCAGCGATCCGGGCATACCCAGACAGACCGGACAGACCTGGGAATTCGGCGGAGCACCGAATCGGGTTGTACAACCGCAGAACAGCTTGGTATTGGTCAGTAGTTGAACGTGTGTTTCCAGTCCAACGACAATTTCATATTCGGCTTCGGCCATCCCAAACTCCATTGCCCGGCGGTTCAAATTTCACTTCTGAATTACAAGACAGGGGTTCCAGTCAAAAGGTTATGCTATCAACAATTTGCATCGACGTCGGGCCTCGACATCGCATTCGAAGAATTTCATAGGGCTAGCACCTGAAAACGAAAAAGGGTGTTCAGCAACCTGAACACCCTGGTGTGCGATTGAGTTAATTGCGATTACTGGTCGATAGTCTTCAGAATATCCTTGGCATCCTTAGCCGCCTCGGTATCCGGATAGTCTTTCAACAGTTTGTTGATTCGATCCCGAGCCTTATCTTTCTGACCAACAGCCAGCATGGATTTGATGAAACCCAGTTGCTGTTTAGCGGCCTTTTCATCTTTCTCCGAAGCTGGGTTCTTCTTCGGAGGATCTTTCTTCTCGGTTTCCTGAGGAGTAGCGGGCTTTTCTTCCGTAGGTTTAGGTTCTTCTTTTAAAGGTTTCAGAAGTGATTCATTCTTAGCTAAATCTTTCTTATCTGAATCGTTCTTCGGTGTTAGTTTGATTTTGTGTTCTTTCAAGAGATCCTTGATTTCGGCCAGATCCACGAAATGGCTCATCGCTCTGCCCGAGGAGAAGCTTTCCGTGACCCCAATCTGCTGACCTTTGTCGTTAAACAAGGGGCCACCGGAATCTCCCTGATTCACCTGGGAATCGGTTTCGATCATTCGGCAATTTACTTCAAAATTATCGCTCGGATCAGCGCCGCTACCCACCAGAGAACGGACGTTGTAGACCTGTCGGCAATTACCCGGGGTGTAGACGAATAAGCTCTTGCTGGCACCCGGACTTCCGATGGAGTGGACGCGCTCTCCGGGGTTGGGGCTTTTGTCCGCGAGTTCGACGGCTTCTGTACCCGCGGGTAACTTGGCGTTGGGACTGAGTTGGATTAGAGCCAGATCGCGTTTCTTCTCCGCAAAGAGCACTTTGCCCACATAGCCATAGTTCTGTCGCAGTTTCTCGAAATAATCTTCGCGCAACTTCAACATTTCCTTGGTGGCCGGGTCGTAAATGGGGAACATCACGCTCACTGTGGCCGCGTCCGTAACCACGTGATAATTGGTCAGAACCAAGCGCTGTTTGTAGTCGATCAGCGAGCCGGATCCCATCGTGCCTTTTTTCGACACTACAATCCAGACCGTCGACTTGATGCCTTTTTCGTAGATTTTATCGCCTTGAGCCTGGGCTTTACCCGTCGAAAAACTCAAGGTAATGAGAGCAGCGAGAACCAACAGACTAAAACGGAATTTCATGAAATTTTTCCTCTCGGAAGACTGAGCAGATCAAGAGAGATTTATCGAGTGTTTTTATATGTTAACCGGGTCATTACGCCGGTCAAGCGCAAAAACCGTAACAAGCTTACTACTCTCAACGAAACGGCAGGGCTTTTCGTTTGGATTATTTTAATCGACTTTGAGTTCCCGAAATTAAGAGGTATTTCGAAAGCAAATTATCCGCTCTTTGATGGACACGAGCTGCATTTTTATCTTCAAGCCCCCGATTGCTCCTCGAATTTCCCCAACCTCCAGGCTCGGCGTTCACTCCAGCGGAAAACGAATTGCGAGAGGATCAGGAGTCCCAGCGTTGTCCCGGCCAGGGCGGCCGCCAGGGCCGGATGTCCCCAGTGACTCAGCGGAGAATCCAAAAACTTCTCGGCAGGAACCCCGAGGATCGCCCGCCGCATCCCTTCCAGCCAGTAAGTCGGGGGTAGGATGACACTCACCCAGCTCAGCCAGTGCGGGAGAATCGAAATCGGAAAAACCACGCCGCAAACCAGGTAAAGAATTCCGGAGATGCCTTCCGAAAGGAACATCCCCTGCCGGTTCATATTTAACACGATGGCTGTGAGAATCAGTCCCAAAGCGGTGAGCAGCATGGTACCCAGCACCAGATAAACCGCCAGCCATCCCCATTCGGTGGGCTGGCGAGTTAACGCATGCCGAACTTCGGGGAAGGTGAGAGCGCCAATCGTGATGTTGATCAATCCTCCCAGCACCGCCTGAAATGCTCCGCTGATGGCGCGGCCCACGAAGTACGTCTGCAAGTGCCCGGGAGCGATATAGATGTACTTGAGCATCCGGTAATGTTCCCGATCGGTCAACACGGCCTGACTCATGCCGAACATCACCGAGCCGATGAGCATGAAGCAGGCATTGCCGATGTACATGTAAGGCAGAAAATCGACCGGCACCCAGGGGGTGACCTGCCGGGCCGCAAAGTACATGCAGACCAGAAGCAGCGAACTGGTCAGCGGTTTCACCAGTACGTAAATGGCAAACAGCCAGGGCTCGGTCCAGTTGCTGTCGAGTTGCCAGCCCAGCCAGAGTGCCCAGCGAAACGTTTTCTTTTTCACTTCGAGTGATGTCATTGCCATTTCACCGTGATCTTGCCCTCTTCCTTGGCTTTACGTTCCAGAAACTTCAGCATGCGCCAGGCCAGGAACAGATAGAAAATCGACAAACCGGACAGTGTGAGGATATTTAGCCAGAGCGGGAAGAATCCCGCGTCCGCAAAAAGGATCTGCCGCATGGCATCCATCCCGGTTGTCAAGGGAATCACTGCGGCACAACTGGCCAGTAACGTTGGGAAGATACGAAGCGGGTAATTCATGCCCGTGAGCAGATAGACCGGCTCCTGAAGCAGGTTGACCCAGTGCCAGGCTTCCCGTCCGAAAAGCAAAAACACGGAGGCGAACATCATTCCTAAGCCATACAGGGCTAACAGTGTCAGAAGGAAAACGCCGATCAACAGCGGCCAACTACTCGCGTGAAAGGGAATTTGAAACAGCAGGATGCCCGTCAGCAGAATCACACTGGCCCGGACCATGGTCAGGAGCATTCCTCCCAGTGCCATCCCGGCCAGCACCGCCATCATGGAACTCGGGGACATGATGTAGAGTTCGAGGTTTCCCGAACTCCGCTCCCAATACAGCTGCGCGCCCATGGACCAGAGGACATTCAACCAGAAAGCGGTCATCGCGCCGCCAAGCAACACGAATCCGATATAGGATTCCGGAGCTTTCATCGCCCGATAGATGTATGCGTAGGCCGCGACGGATAAGAGCGGCAGAATGGCCTCATGAATTACCCAGGAGGGCTGCCGTCGCACCCCGATAATTCGAGGGTAGGCCCTAGCGATGATCGTACGAAAAAATAACCCGAAGGAGGAACTCACAGGGAGGCCTCCTTGTCGTCCAACCCGTGGCCGACCAGCTCAATGAAGGCATCTTCCAGCGTCGGTTCATCTTTCTTCAGCGAAACAATCTTGCCGCCGGTTTCCACCAGATACTTCACGACATTTCCGATGGCCGATTCATCGAGCAAGGAAACTTTGATCTCCGTTAGTTCTTCTTTTGAGATCGTGGTGGCCTTGTGTACGCCGGGCACTTTCGAAAGATCCACTGCGGAGGAGACGGTTAAGGAGAACTGGGTATATTCCTGAACCTTTTTCTTCAGCGCCGCGGGAGTATCGCAAGCGAGAACCTGCCCCCGTTCGATGATCGCCAGCCGATCGCAGAGTTCATCGGCTTCGCTCATGTAGTGAGTGGTCAGCAGCATCGTGCGATCCGGTTTCTCGCGCAGCCACTCTTTCACGAAGGATCGAATGGAACGGGCCGCATTGACGTCCAGGCCCAGAGTCGGTTCATCGAGAAAGAGAATCTTGGGATCGGTGATGAACCCCCGGCAGAAATTCATTTTCTGTCGCTGTCCGGTGGAAAGATGGCTGATGCGGGTGCTGGCTTTATCCGCCAGACCAACCACTTCGAGAATGCGATCGATCCGCTCCTTGGCGTCGGAATTACTCACGCCGTAAATCTGCGAGAAGAGCCAGAGGTTTTCGCGGACGTTCAGCACACCGTAGCCGCACGATTCGCCACCGGATACCAGGTTGATCTTGGGCCGGATGGCCTGCGGTTCGGTCACCACGTCGTGACCATCGATCCAGGCCCGGCCCGAGGTCGGTGCCAGCAGGGTGGTGAGGATCTTGATCAGAGTTGTCTTGCCGGCCCCATTAGGACCGAGCAGGCCGAACAGTTCCCCTTCGCGGATGGACAGCGAAACGTTGTTGACGGCGATGAAGTCCTTACCGCCCTCGGGATTTTTTTTGGTCTTTTTCTTGCCGCGGAATGTACGGGTCAGGTTTTCAGTTCGAATGGAATCTTGCATTACCTTAATCTTAGCAACTCGGCCAAGGGGGTGTCTAAGTCGGGCGTGCGTCAAAAAGGGATTAAGTCCGAGGATCCGAAAAAGATTTTTCGGATCCTCCTTCGGCTGAGTTAATTCGAACCGCCGCTCAGGATGGCCGAGAGGTCGGCCCCCGGCATGATCATCCAGCCGCGAGGAACGAACAGGTTGGCCAGTTGAGCCGGGTTCAAGCTCGGCTGCTTCACTTTCAGGCCGAGGTATTGTTCCCAGATCGGCAGATGCTTCTGGTAGACGATCACTTTGTAGTTGGAGATATTGGCGAGCGTGGCCGCCTTCTCGATGGCCTGATCCAGCGTACCTATTTCATCGATCAGGCCATATTCTAGCGCTTGCTTGGCCGTATAAGTGCCTCCATCGGCCAACTTGCGCTGCACGCGCACAAACTGCGGCTTACCCTGGGCATCCTTGATGGCCTCTCCCTTATCGTTGCGTTCGGGCACTTCTTTCTGGAACAGGACATCGGTCAGCTTGGCCTTGGTGAGTTTCGGTCGGCCGTTTTGAACGACTTCGAGGAATTGATCGTAAGCGTTATCGACCATTTCCTGCCAAGGGGCTCGTTCCGAAGGGGTCATCTCATGGAATGGGGAGCCGCTCGCTTTGATATCCCCGGCTTTGATCAATTCCATTTTCAGCCCATACTTTTTGCCGAACTCCGCGATGTTCGGCAGCGAGGCATAGACCCCAATCGAACCGGTTAGGCAGTAGTTCTCGGCGAAAATATACTCTCCCGGCATGGCGACGTAGTAGCCGCCCGACGCCGCCAGTGCCCCCATGGAGATCACCAGCGGACGAGGATCTTTCACGCTGAAGCGGTGCGTACCCTTGGCCATCGCGGTGATCTCGCGATGCAGAACTTCGCTGGCGCTGATCGTCCCGCCCGGGCTGTTGATTCTCAGGACGACCGCTTTAACATGCGGATCGGAACAGACCTGTTCAATCTGCTCGTGGGCAAAATCGAGAAAACCTTCCATCAGAAGCCCATCGATTTTCACTATGGCGATTTTGGTTTTTTCGTTCTGGCCCTTATAGGGATACTCGACCAGAAGCTCATCCTTGGGTACCAGCAGGTTCAAGGCCACACAGAGCACCAGGTTGGCGGCGAAGGAGCCCATAACGAGGATGAACAACAGTATCCGTATCCATTGCAGCGGTCTTTGATTTTTTTCAGCCACGGTCACTCCTTGCGTGTCACGGTTGCTGGACGGTCTTTTCAATAATTCCCCGCAATTCGCCTGCCAAAAAAACCGAACCAGTCACGACGATAGTAGTTTCTGTGTCGGCTCGCTCCCAGGCGGCGGCCCAGGCTTCAGAGGCCTGGGAAAACAAACAGATATCCGCTTCGGGCTTGGCTTTTTTTACCATCCGGGCCAACTCTTCCGGCGGCGTGCTGCGGGGATTGTTCAAATATTTGGTCAAATAAAAGATATCGAAATACTCGGCTAATACTGTCAGGGTTTCCGCCACTTGTTTGTCGCTCGATATGGCGGCGATTAATATCTTCGGGCCCGGATTTTTTACTTCCTGTCGCAGCGTTTGAACCAGAGCCTGTACTGAAGCGACATTGTGGGCACAGTCCAGAATCACTCGCGGTTGTTGATGCACGATCTGAATGCGGGCAGGCCAACTCGTATTCGCCAGCCCGTAGCGTACGGCCGAGTCCGGAATTGTCAGCCCCTGCCGCCGCAACTGCTGCACGGCGGCCACGGCCCCAGCCGCGTTCACTTCCTGATGTGCCCCGGGCAAAGAGACGGGAAAATCCACGGTCGTTGGGAAGTCGACCCCAGCAAGAAGCAAGGGCGATTTCCGGCATTGGGCCAGCTGGCGGAAAACCGCTACGGCTTCGGGAGCCTGGGCCGTTACGACCACGGGCACCCCCGATTTGATGATGCCGCCCTTTTCGTAAGCGATTTGCGTCAGTGTGTTGCCGAGGATGTTCATGTGATCGTAACTGATGTTAGTAATCACACAAAGTTTAGGTTTTACCACGTTGGTCGAATCGAAGCGCCCGCCCAAGCCGACTTCGATCAAGGCAACATCCACCCGTCGGCAATCGAAGTGCGCGAAGCCCAGCGCGGTACCGATCTCAAAGAAGGTGGCTTTCTGCCCAGTGGGAGCGGAGATTTTCTTTTCGCATTTTTCGATTTCGCGCAGCCGGGCCAGCATCTCTTCCCGACTGATGGGAACTCCGTTGACCTGAATCCGCTCGGAGACATCTTCCAGATGCGGCGAAGTGAATAGGCCCACGCGATAGCCCGCCGCCTGCAGGATGCTGGCGAGCATGGCGCAGGTGCTGCCTTTTCCTTTGGTTCCCGCGACGTGAACGATCCGCAAGTGACGATCGGGATCGCCGAGGTGTCGCAGAAGTTGTCGCATGCGATCGAGCTTGAGTTCGCCGGGCTGCGCCGCACGCTTCTCGAAATCGATTCGACCGTACCAGTAATTCAGTGCATCTTCAGGAGTGAGCATTTCAAGGAATATCGTAGGAGCGAGAGGAGAAAACGTAATAGCGAATTGAGTGCGTGAGCCAAGATCGGATTCGAGGGATGGATCGCAATCGGTCGTTTGACTCAAGTGCCCTTCTACTCTTAATATTCCCAGTGCAGTCGAATCTGAAAGACATTGACGGGTCCGCGATCCCGATTGAACGCCGGGTCCATAAAGAACTGGTAGTCGAAGGCCAGGTGCAGATTCTTTTCAATGGCGATGTCGTAATAGGTTTCCAGGGATTTCTCCGGGGAGTAGCTCAAAAAGCCGTCGCCGTTCAGAATACCGGTTCCGCCCGCTCTCAAAAATGCCTGTTGGGCGGAAGAGGCCCCAGCCAAGTTACCCACAAAACCGAAGGTGTCCCCCGGACGGCACCAGGCGGCTCCCTTGAGGCTGATACCGAGTTGGGCGTTCCAATTCGTATCGTTATAGGCGGCGGCGGCCGTCTGGCCGTCCTGCCAGCCGAGTCGCCCGAAGATACCGACGTTCTTGGCGACTTCCTGCTCCCAGTTGATTCCAAAACCGTATTTGAAATGATACCCGAAGGCCGACTGAGGAACGGTTGCTTCCGCACCTTGAGGAGTATCCAAAGACGGCGGTGAGGCCAGGAGCAGGGCGGTAGCCGTCTTGAAGCTGGCGAATCTTCCCTGGTCGAGCCAGGCCTGATAGCGGATGGCTCCCGGATGATCGTCGATCTTCCAACGTTGTTCGAATTCCGTGATCATCCCCCATTGTTTCCAGAACTCCCCATCGGAGGTTTTTTCACCACTCGAAACTGGATAAGCGAAAATTCGGTCGTCGGAAGTGAATCCATTGGGATTGCCCGGCAACTGGAACCAACCATACCTTAATGCCCAATCGGGCTGATTCAGCTCCAGGGCAATCCCGGTGGTGTAGCCAATGGTATCCGCCGGAAAATCCCAGCTCAGCATGGTGCTGGACCAACTCATAAATTGCGAGTGCGGATCGTGATTATAAGTGTTGTAGTCGAAGAGTTCGGAAACGCTCAGCCGACCGGCGGTGACTGTAAAGCGGGAGATATCTCGTTTGCCCGGTAAGGTCAAAGGGCCATCGGGTACATCTTCCTGTTCTCCCCCCAAGCCGAAGTCTTGCCGCAGGAAAAAGTGGGAAAACATAAATCGGGGGTCGGAGGTACCGGCTTTATAAGCATCCGCATTGGGAAAGGCTTCGAGGCCATAGCTGTTACTTAGACCGAAGCCCTGCCACATCAGTAGATCCGTGTGGAAGGAGGCCCCCTCCCATAAAGGGATTCCCAGAAAGATATCCGAGGTGACGGTACCCTGGCGTTGGGCATTCGGGCTGAGGCTGTTGGGACCGGAATATCGGGCAGGAAATCCGGCATCAAAACTCGGAATAATGGTCGTCTGTGCGTGGAAGTTCCAGCCCTCCGGCAGGAGCTTGAGCTTCTTCTCCTTCTCTTTTTTATCCGAATCGTCGTCCTTCTTATCCTTCTCGTCCTTCTTATCTTTATCCTTTTCGTCCTTGTCTTTATCTTCCTTATCCTTCTTAGCTTCCGCGGAGCTGGATTTGGCTTTCGGATCGTCCTTCGAGTTATCTTTCCCATCTTGACTGGGAGGGTCGGTAGCCAGCGCGAAGCTCGAAAAGCCCAGGGACAGGCTCAATAGGACGATAAGTACGAACTTCGGAAGCAAGCGACTCATTCAGGTCCTGCTGCGTTGTAGATAGACAACTCCTTGTTTCAATCGGCCAGTTTATGCTCAGAAATGTAGATACAATCCGCACAAACGGAAAAGTTTAACGCATTTCAACCGATCATCGGAAGAGAATTAGAGGATTGAAACGAGATTGTGAACTTGCAGGACAGATTTTGCTAGCCTCGATTCTTGATGATCATAACTTCAGCGACGTTCATGGCGGTGTCCTGATCGATCTGCAGATGTTCGCAGAGTAGCTCGAGGTATTTTCGTTCCACATCCTCAACGATGCCGTCGGCGAGAATCAGGTCGCAGGCGTTGGCAAAAGCCGTGACCCGAAGTTCGTCGGGAAGTAAGGGTGTGGCCATCTTCAGTAGCCCCTCTACCCCTTTATGTTTGAGGATCTTCTCGCACTCGTCCTGGACGGCTTGGATCTTGTGGGCAGGCCAATCTCGAAAGAGTTTCATTCGTAGAAGTCCGGAGGCCAAACTGCGAGATTCGCTCTCGGCGACGATCCCATCGCAGGCCGCCGCGCATTGCAAAACGGCCACGTAGGCTTCCCCCGTACCGAAATTGGCAAAAGGTTGTTCGTCGGAGAAAAGATTGTCGAATAGACCCATGGCAACCGTCCGATGAAAGTACTTGCGTTCGGGGCAAATGTCGGGATACTGGAATATATGATCTCGCTTTACCGATTGAAACACACCGTCAAGCTAGGGCTGCGCAGTCTGGCTGCCCACCAGCTTCGTTCGTTTCTTACGATTCTCGGGATTGTTCTGGGTGTTGGCTCGGTAATCGTCATGCTCGCCGTCGGCGAAGCTGCCCGTTATGAAGCCTTGAAGCAACTCGAAGACCTGGGCGCGAACACCATCATCCTGCGCAGCGTCAAACCGCAGGATGAAGCCGACAAAAAAACGAATACCGATATTAGCGCCTATGGCCTGACCTTTCCCGATCTCGCTCGCATCCAGTCTACTATTCCCAGCATCACCAGTGCAAACCCCATGCGGGAATTTCGAAAGACAGTCCGCCATCTCGAGAAGAATCTCGAAGCCCGCATCGTCAGCATCACTTCCGATTTTCTGAAGCAGAACAACATCAAGCTCAGCCAGGGCCGGAATATCAATGAAGTCGACGAACGCACCTTCGCCAACGTGGCGATCATCGGCTCGGCCACCGCGGAGAAGCTATTCCCGACCTCTGATCCCATCGGGCGCACAATCAGCATCGACGACCTGGAAGGGGCCAAGTCGTTCGTCATCATCGGGGTTACCGAGCCGAAAATTCTGGCGACCGGCGGTCAAACCGGTAATAGTGCCGATTTCAGTCGCGTCGTCTTCATCCCTTTCTCCAGTGACCGGGCCCGTTTCGGCAGAGAATTGATCTCGATCAAGGCCGGGATTCAGATCGAGATTATGGATATGAGCCAGATCACGGTCACTGTCGATTCGACCGATCGGGTAAAAGCGACCGCCCGCGTGCTGGAGAGCCTGATCGAAGCCTACCATCCGAACAAGGATGTGCAGATCGCCGTCCCGCTGGATCTTTTGGAAAAGGCGGAAAAGACCCAACAGTTGTTTACACTTGTTCTCGGGGCGATTGCCATGATCTCGCTGGTCGTCGGCGGTATCGGTATTATGAATATCATGCTGGCCACGGTGACCGAACGAACTCGCGAAGTCGGTGTCCGTCGATCGTTGGGAGCCAAACGAAAAGATATTGCCTTGCAATTTTTGGTGGAGACGCTCGTCTTAACCTGCACCGGGGGACTTTTGGGTGTGGGCATCGGCATCGGCCTGACAGAAATCATTACCGAGGTATTCGGTCTGCCCACAATCATACAATTGTGGTCCCCCCTGGTGGCTTTCGGAACCTCGGTTCTGGTAGGTTTGGTTTCGGGCAGTTATCCGGCTCGTAAGGCGGCTCGACTCGATCCGATTGAGGCTCTGCGGCATGAATAGGTTGACAAGGGAAGAGCTTGATGAGAAACTGCTGACAAAATTACTATTTGTAAGCCGATGAGCTTACATTCTATAGATAATCTGTTTATGTTGTTTTCTACGCGTTTACGGCGACGACCCACCCCGATTTCAAGTTAGAGTGCTCCAAAATGCGCAGGTTGATTTTCTTCCTCATCCTCTTGGCAGGTATTGGCGGCGGCGGTTACTGGTATCTCGCAAACACCAATACGTCCCAGATTTCGTTCCGGAAAGAACCGATTATTCGCGGCGATCTACTTGCATCGGTCAGCGCGACGGGAACTCTGGAACCGGAAGATGTCGTCGATGTCGGAACTCAGGTACCCGGATTGATCAAGGAATTCGGCAAGGGCACCGATGGCCGGTTTATCGATTACGGTTCGCCGGTGGATGACGGCACCGTACTGGCACGGATTGACGATTCGCTATTCGTTTCCAAGGTCGATCAGTCTCGGGCATTGCTCCGTTCTTCGGAACAGAAAGTCGGTCAGGCCAAAGCCAAACTGGAACAGGCCAAAGCCAAGGTGGAAGAAGCCAAGGCAAACACCCAGCGTTCCCAAGCGGACGTGAAACAGTCGATTGCGAAAGCCAATCAGAGCAAGCGGGATTGGGAGCGGGCCAAGAAAATTGGTGTGAGCGGTGCCCAGTCTCAATCCGATTACGATTTGGCTCTCTCCAATTTTGAAATCAATAACGCCGCCCTCGCTGTTTCGGAAGCGGTTGTAGTGCAGAACTTGGCTGCCGAAGTGGATGCCAAGGCAGCGGTGGGAGATGCCGAAGCGGCGGTGGGCGATGCCGAGGCCGCGGTGATGACGGCTAAAGCCGCCTTGAAGCAGGACGAAATCAACCTGGGTTATTGCACTATTACCTCGAACGTCAAAGGCACGATCATTGACCGGCGTGTCACGTTGGGGCAGACGGTACAATCGTCCTTCAACACTCCCAGCTTGTTCCTGATCGCCAAGGATCTGACCCGCATGGTGGTCTGGGCTTCGGTGAACGAAGCCGACGTGAGCCAGATTCGCGTGGGCCAGACCGTCACTTTCACGGTGGATGCTCATGCCAATCGCAAATTCACCGGCAAAGTGAGCCGGATTCGCCTGAATGCGACCAATACCAACAACGTGGTCGTCTACACGGTCGAAGTCATTACGCCAAACGAAGACGGCAAGCTGCTGCCCTATATGACGGCAAACCTGCAGTTTGAAGTCGACTACCGAAAGGATGTTATCCTCGTTCCCAATGCCGCTCTTCGCTACCGGCCTTCCATTCAAGCTCAGAGCAAAGTGATGCAATCTCCGGCCCCGTCCAATGATCCGGTCTCGGATAAGGAGGGAAAGGCTACCAAAGAATTTCCCAAAGCCACTTCGCTCGTCTGGGTCGAAGAGAACGGCATGCTGCATTCGGTGTCCGTAACGCTCGGAATCAGCGACGGCAACAGTACCGAGGTTGTCGGCGGGGATCTTAAGCCGGATATGCAGGTGATCGTCGGTGAGGTGAAGGCCCTCGCCACGGATCAGGGACAAAATCCGTTTGCGATGAAATTCGGCGGCAGCCCGAAGAAAAAATAGCCGTCGGAAGGAGATTCGCGAGCATGCAACTGATTACCGTCGAAGACGTCTGGAAAATCTATCGACTCGGCGAACAGGAAGTACCCGTTCTCAAAGGTGTTTCTCTGACCGTCGCCCAGGGTGAGTTAGCCGCGCTGATTGGGCCTTCCGGCGGCGGAAAATCTACCCTGATGAATATTCTGGGCTGTCTGGACCGACCGTCGCGGGGCAAGTACTGGCTCGATGGCGAAGACGTTTCCGAACTGACGCCCGAAGGCCGGGCTACGGTTCGCGGCCGTAAGATCGGTTTCGTCTTTCAAAGCTTCAACTTGCTTTCGCGAACCTCCGCGCTCGACAACGTGATGATGCCTTTGACGTACGCTTACCCGCGTCCGACGGAGCGCGAAGGCCGCGACCGCGCCGTCGCGCTGCTTGAAAGAGTGGGTCTGGCGGAGCGAATGCACCATTATCCTTCGCAACTCTCGGGCGGTCAGCAGCAACGTGTGGCGGTGGCCCGCTCGCTGATCAATAATCCTTCGGTGCTTCTGGCCGATGAACCGACCGGGAATCTCGATTCCAAAACCAGTCGTGAAATTCTGGAGATGTTTCAAAAGTTGAATGAAGAAGAGGGGCTGAC
The genomic region above belongs to Telmatocola sphagniphila and contains:
- a CDS encoding S1 family peptidase yields the protein MKFRFSLLVLAALITLSFSTGKAQAQGDKIYEKGIKSTVWIVVSKKGTMGSGSLIDYKQRLVLTNYHVVTDAATVSVMFPIYDPATKEMLKLREDYFEKLRQNYGYVGKVLFAEKKRDLALIQLSPNAKLPAGTEAVELADKSPNPGERVHSIGSPGASKSLFVYTPGNCRQVYNVRSLVGSGADPSDNFEVNCRMIETDSQVNQGDSGGPLFNDKGQQIGVTESFSSGRAMSHFVDLAEIKDLLKEHKIKLTPKNDSDKKDLAKNESLLKPLKEEPKPTEEKPATPQETEKKDPPKKNPASEKDEKAAKQQLGFIKSMLAVGQKDKARDRINKLLKDYPDTEAAKDAKDILKTIDQ
- a CDS encoding ABC transporter permease, which gives rise to MAMTSLEVKKKTFRWALWLGWQLDSNWTEPWLFAIYVLVKPLTSSLLLVCMYFAARQVTPWVPVDFLPYMYIGNACFMLIGSVMFGMSQAVLTDREHYRMLKYIYIAPGHLQTYFVGRAISGAFQAVLGGLINITIGALTFPEVRHALTRQPTEWGWLAVYLVLGTMLLTALGLILTAIVLNMNRQGMFLSEGISGILYLVCGVVFPISILPHWLSWVSVILPPTYWLEGMRRAILGVPAEKFLDSPLSHWGHPALAAALAGTTLGLLILSQFVFRWSERRAWRLGKFEEQSGA
- a CDS encoding ABC transporter permease produces the protein MSSSFGLFFRTIIARAYPRIIGVRRQPSWVIHEAILPLLSVAAYAYIYRAMKAPESYIGFVLLGGAMTAFWLNVLWSMGAQLYWERSSGNLELYIMSPSSMMAVLAGMALGGMLLTMVRASVILLTGILLFQIPFHASSWPLLIGVFLLTLLALYGLGMMFASVFLLFGREAWHWVNLLQEPVYLLTGMNYPLRIFPTLLASCAAVIPLTTGMDAMRQILFADAGFFPLWLNILTLSGLSIFYLFLAWRMLKFLERKAKEEGKITVKWQ
- a CDS encoding ABC transporter ATP-binding protein, translated to MQDSIRTENLTRTFRGKKKTKKNPEGGKDFIAVNNVSLSIREGELFGLLGPNGAGKTTLIKILTTLLAPTSGRAWIDGHDVVTEPQAIRPKINLVSGGESCGYGVLNVRENLWLFSQIYGVSNSDAKERIDRILEVVGLADKASTRISHLSTGQRQKMNFCRGFITDPKILFLDEPTLGLDVNAARSIRSFVKEWLREKPDRTMLLTTHYMSEADELCDRLAIIERGQVLACDTPAALKKKVQEYTQFSLTVSSAVDLSKVPGVHKATTISKEELTEIKVSLLDESAIGNVVKYLVETGGKIVSLKKDEPTLEDAFIELVGHGLDDKEASL
- a CDS encoding S49 family peptidase; the encoded protein is MAEKNQRPLQWIRILLFILVMGSFAANLVLCVALNLLVPKDELLVEYPYKGQNEKTKIAIVKIDGLLMEGFLDFAHEQIEQVCSDPHVKAVVLRINSPGGTISASEVLHREITAMAKGTHRFSVKDPRPLVISMGALAASGGYYVAMPGEYIFAENYCLTGSIGVYASLPNIAEFGKKYGLKMELIKAGDIKASGSPFHEMTPSERAPWQEMVDNAYDQFLEVVQNGRPKLTKAKLTDVLFQKEVPERNDKGEAIKDAQGKPQFVRVQRKLADGGTYTAKQALEYGLIDEIGTLDQAIEKAATLANISNYKVIVYQKHLPIWEQYLGLKVKQPSLNPAQLANLFVPRGWMIMPGADLSAILSGGSN
- a CDS encoding bifunctional folylpolyglutamate synthase/dihydrofolate synthase, with the translated sequence MLTPEDALNYWYGRIDFEKRAAQPGELKLDRMRQLLRHLGDPDRHLRIVHVAGTKGKGSTCAMLASILQAAGYRVGLFTSPHLEDVSERIQVNGVPISREEMLARLREIEKCEKKISAPTGQKATFFEIGTALGFAHFDCRRVDVALIEVGLGGRFDSTNVVKPKLCVITNISYDHMNILGNTLTQIAYEKGGIIKSGVPVVVTAQAPEAVAVFRQLAQCRKSPLLLAGVDFPTTVDFPVSLPGAHQEVNAAGAVAAVQQLRRQGLTIPDSAVRYGLANTSWPARIQIVHQQPRVILDCAHNVASVQALVQTLRQEVKNPGPKILIAAISSDKQVAETLTVLAEYFDIFYLTKYLNNPRSTPPEELARMVKKAKPEADICLFSQASEAWAAAWERADTETTIVVTGSVFLAGELRGIIEKTVQQP
- a CDS encoding carbohydrate porin yields the protein MSRLLPKFVLIVLLSLSLGFSSFALATDPPSQDGKDNSKDDPKAKSSSAEAKKDKEDKDKDEKDKDKKDEKDKKDDDSDKKEKEKKLKLLPEGWNFHAQTTIIPSFDAGFPARYSGPNSLSPNAQRQGTVTSDIFLGIPLWEGASFHTDLLMWQGFGLSNSYGLEAFPNADAYKAGTSDPRFMFSHFFLRQDFGLGGEQEDVPDGPLTLPGKRDISRFTVTAGRLSVSELFDYNTYNHDPHSQFMSWSSTMLSWDFPADTIGYTTGIALELNQPDWALRYGWFQLPGNPNGFTSDDRIFAYPVSSGEKTSDGEFWKQWGMITEFEQRWKIDDHPGAIRYQAWLDQGRFASFKTATALLLASPPSLDTPQGAEATVPQSAFGYHFKYGFGINWEQEVAKNVGIFGRLGWQDGQTAAAAYNDTNWNAQLGISLKGAAWCRPGDTFGFVGNLAGASSAQQAFLRAGGTGILNGDGFLSYSPEKSLETYYDIAIEKNLHLAFDYQFFMDPAFNRDRGPVNVFQIRLHWEY
- a CDS encoding tellurite resistance TerB family protein, which produces MGLFDNLFSDEQPFANFGTGEAYVAVLQCAAACDGIVAESESRSLASGLLRMKLFRDWPAHKIQAVQDECEKILKHKGVEGLLKMATPLLPDELRVTAFANACDLILADGIVEDVERKYLELLCEHLQIDQDTAMNVAEVMIIKNRG